In Humulus lupulus chromosome 6, drHumLupu1.1, whole genome shotgun sequence, a single genomic region encodes these proteins:
- the LOC133783825 gene encoding uncharacterized protein LOC133783825 isoform X2: MEDQHLCRRNHILLLKDSEINNEKKNCELCHGFLTEAPYYVCDSCEYYVHKSCEELPKQINKYPLHPRHPLSLTTRNARCNCCGRTKTPMFSCVGCDFDLDVECFKMSNSITTCPEGQHCIQHSSHPHLLLLVDTTNAIHEDEDIDVRCFACQSKSSPYGGVYYGCNICKYFLHKQCIDQLPQEIQTSHHPNHDRLFLLMKRYNCKCSTCGNKDQPALYFECPQCDFRLCLECGVRRTRTIKYEDHPHLLCFMEKINNVVEQCNVYDTCLKQSIMCNTEEFHKTDSFKFQCLDCDFKLHLLCGPLPSIIKHDSHMHSLDLVDSFIEDNSGEYCCDVCEEERNPRIRVYCCRKCKYIAHVHCVISEVINVLKRDLGDVKLKVLGDDLWEFPKEIDHAASPLTLRDLIHKLSDRELGWLKGRFYWDEEEEVSTTTTEVEPEDDNIDE, encoded by the exons ATGGAGGATCAACACCTTTGTCGCCGAAATCATATTTTGCTCCTTAAGGATAGCgagattaataatgaaaaaaaaaattgtgagttATGTCATGGGTTTCTTACAGAAGCTCCTTATTATGTTTGTGATTCGTGCGAATATTATGTCCACAAGTCATGTGAAGAACTACCAAAGCAGATCAACAAATACCCTTTACATCCTCGCCACCCTCTTTCTCTTACAACACGAAATGCCAGATGCAATTGTTGTGGTCGAACAAAGACGCCTATGTTCAGTTGTGTTGGCTGTGATTTTGACTTGGATGTTGAATGCTTTAAAATGTCAAACTCCATAACAACATGCCCGGAAGGCCAACATTGCATTCAACATTCAAGCCATCCCCACTTGCTACTACTTGTAGACACAACAAATGCAATTCATGAAGATGAAGATATTGATGTTAGATGTTTTGCATGTCAATCCAAGAGCTCACCATATGGTGGAGTTTATTATGGCTGCAATATATGTAAGTATTTTCTTCATAAACAATGCATTGACCAATTACCTCAAGAAATCCAAACCTCTCACCATCCTAACCACGACCGTCTCTTCCTTCTTATGAAAAGATACAATTGTAAATGTAGCACTTGTGGAAATAAAGATCAACCTGCCTTATATTTCGAATGTCCTCAATGTGATTTTCGGTTGTGTTTAGAATGTGGAGTGAGACGAACACGAACCATTAAGTATGAAGATCATCCACATCTTCTTTGCTTTATGGAGAAAATAAACAATGTAGTTGAACAATGCAACGTCTACGACACCTGTTTGAAGCAATCAATCATGTGCAATACTGAGGAATTCCATAAAACAGATTCCTTTAAATTTCAATGTTTGGATTGTGATTTCAAACTTCATTTATTATGTGGTCCATTGCCTTCTATCATAAAACATGACAGTCATATGCACTCCTTAGATCTTGTTGATTCATTCATTGAGGATAACTCTGGTGAATATTGCTGCgatgtttgtgaagaagaaagaaatcCACGAATACGTGTTTACTGCTGTCGGAAGTGCAAATATATCGCTCACGTACACTGTGTTATCTCTGAG gttataaatgtattaaaaagaGACCTTGGAGATGTGAAACTGAAAGTGTTGGGAGACGATCTTTGGGAATTTCCTAAAGAGATTGATCATGCTGCGTCTCCTTTGACTTTAAGGGATTTGATACATAAATTAAGTGATCGTGAGCTAGGCTGGTTGAAGGGTCGTTTTTACTGGGATGAGGAAGAAGAAGTGAGTACAACGACTACTGAAGTTGAGCCTGAAGATGATAACATTGATGAG
- the LOC133783825 gene encoding uncharacterized protein LOC133783825 isoform X1: MEDQHLCRRNHILLLKDSEINNEKKNCELCHGFLTEAPYYVCDSCEYYVHKSCEELPKQINKYPLHPRHPLSLTTRNARCNCCGRTKTPMFSCVGCDFDLDVECFKMSNSITTCPEGQHCIQHSSHPHLLLLVDTTNAIHEDEDIDVRCFACQSKSSPYGGVYYGCNICKYFLHKQCIDQLPQEIQTSHHPNHDRLFLLMKRYNCKCSTCGNKDQPALYFECPQCDFRLCLECGVRRTRTIKYEDHPHLLCFMEKINNVVEQCNVYDTCLKQSIMCNTEEFHKTDSFKFQCLDCDFKLHLLCGPLPSIIKHDSHMHSLDLVDSFIEDNSGEYCCDVCEEERNPRIRVYCCRKCKYIAHVHCVISEVINVLKRDLGDVKLKVLGDDLWEFPKEIDHAASPLTLRDLIHKLSDRELGWLKGRFYWDEEEEVSTTTTEVEPEDDNIDEVLKFSNLTEANFMSFIFGEFHSTYLRRKLRIKSSDLALTLVDIKSYSIPLHLASAMNNLLHKYGDISTSR; the protein is encoded by the exons ATGGAGGATCAACACCTTTGTCGCCGAAATCATATTTTGCTCCTTAAGGATAGCgagattaataatgaaaaaaaaaattgtgagttATGTCATGGGTTTCTTACAGAAGCTCCTTATTATGTTTGTGATTCGTGCGAATATTATGTCCACAAGTCATGTGAAGAACTACCAAAGCAGATCAACAAATACCCTTTACATCCTCGCCACCCTCTTTCTCTTACAACACGAAATGCCAGATGCAATTGTTGTGGTCGAACAAAGACGCCTATGTTCAGTTGTGTTGGCTGTGATTTTGACTTGGATGTTGAATGCTTTAAAATGTCAAACTCCATAACAACATGCCCGGAAGGCCAACATTGCATTCAACATTCAAGCCATCCCCACTTGCTACTACTTGTAGACACAACAAATGCAATTCATGAAGATGAAGATATTGATGTTAGATGTTTTGCATGTCAATCCAAGAGCTCACCATATGGTGGAGTTTATTATGGCTGCAATATATGTAAGTATTTTCTTCATAAACAATGCATTGACCAATTACCTCAAGAAATCCAAACCTCTCACCATCCTAACCACGACCGTCTCTTCCTTCTTATGAAAAGATACAATTGTAAATGTAGCACTTGTGGAAATAAAGATCAACCTGCCTTATATTTCGAATGTCCTCAATGTGATTTTCGGTTGTGTTTAGAATGTGGAGTGAGACGAACACGAACCATTAAGTATGAAGATCATCCACATCTTCTTTGCTTTATGGAGAAAATAAACAATGTAGTTGAACAATGCAACGTCTACGACACCTGTTTGAAGCAATCAATCATGTGCAATACTGAGGAATTCCATAAAACAGATTCCTTTAAATTTCAATGTTTGGATTGTGATTTCAAACTTCATTTATTATGTGGTCCATTGCCTTCTATCATAAAACATGACAGTCATATGCACTCCTTAGATCTTGTTGATTCATTCATTGAGGATAACTCTGGTGAATATTGCTGCgatgtttgtgaagaagaaagaaatcCACGAATACGTGTTTACTGCTGTCGGAAGTGCAAATATATCGCTCACGTACACTGTGTTATCTCTGAG gttataaatgtattaaaaagaGACCTTGGAGATGTGAAACTGAAAGTGTTGGGAGACGATCTTTGGGAATTTCCTAAAGAGATTGATCATGCTGCGTCTCCTTTGACTTTAAGGGATTTGATACATAAATTAAGTGATCGTGAGCTAGGCTGGTTGAAGGGTCGTTTTTACTGGGATGAGGAAGAAGAAGTGAGTACAACGACTACTGAAGTTGAGCCTGAAGATGATAACATTGATGAGGTTCTAAAATTTTCTAATTTAACAGAAGCTAATTTCATGTCATTTATCTTCGGAGAGTTTCATTCCACGTATTTGAGAAGGAAGTTGAGAATAAAATCTAGTGATCTAGCGTTGACACTTGTTGATATTAAAAGTTATTCCATACCTTTACATTTGGCATCTGCTATGAATAATTTGCTTCACAAATATGGAGATATTAGTACAAGTAGATGA